The Endozoicomonas montiporae CL-33 genome contains a region encoding:
- a CDS encoding protein kinase domain-containing protein: MFIKWVMSLTLMFTEPFQLSGEWFPVDDKTLLVPRMRLSFDYMHSVPETLHSLLIDASDIDYLPECGPPLHDKVLTAYEQFLQEWQSRHSLDLFVTQEDLNPSEVEEFQASGVPAPVRHGQATVLWFTDFSHLWRRTPDDEQGTGAGEEGNDDSKRNETEAEPEAPAQDTPGPSSASCPSPEPLENKIDQIRRRGSRLGSGRYGVVYLVRIKHATGPVRAAAKTMKNKDQNGFKILDRERRWLKTLHHPGIVKLIGYESDGILNQVIYLEFLPYGYYQLIVSEDPLQEFKSLEKTLLTEDGFFHSFSCMLDVLEFLYEKGILYIDLHVDNIRFTGNGILKLIDFGLLFDINKELNINHAENSFYLAPEIRDGKKITVKGQMYSVGLLMMQMIHGKYFGNCSKAQEYIDLTRSIDQSVFMRMLIMGWEVDIINEYIYVLDEVAYPCCESDPDKRPDMDEVIEILRSTASDIADIMDPEFVPSGLLDSEEAEVADLIQEPEDVEYLESYTLPVKRQKLESDQIVPED; this comes from the coding sequence ATGTTCATCAAGTGGGTTATGTCTCTTACTCTGATGTTTACCGAGCCGTTTCAACTATCCGGGGAATGGTTTCCTGTTGATGATAAAACACTATTGGTACCACGGATGCGACTTTCGTTTGATTACATGCATTCAGTGCCTGAAACCCTTCATTCACTCTTAATAGATGCTTCTGATATTGATTACCTTCCTGAGTGCGGGCCTCCACTTCATGACAAAGTGTTAACCGCTTATGAGCAGTTTTTGCAGGAATGGCAGAGTCGCCATTCTTTAGATCTGTTTGTCACGCAGGAAGATCTCAATCCCTCGGAAGTCGAGGAGTTTCAGGCAAGCGGTGTGCCCGCTCCTGTAAGGCATGGTCAGGCTACTGTGTTATGGTTCACTGACTTTAGCCATTTATGGCGACGCACACCTGACGACGAACAGGGTACAGGGGCAGGAGAGGAGGGAAATGACGATAGTAAACGCAATGAAACAGAAGCCGAGCCGGAGGCTCCAGCGCAGGATACACCCGGACCATCGTCGGCAAGCTGCCCGTCGCCCGAACCTCTGGAGAATAAGATTGATCAAATACGTCGTCGGGGTTCTCGGCTTGGTTCTGGCCGTTATGGCGTTGTTTATCTGGTAAGGATTAAGCACGCGACGGGACCTGTGCGTGCAGCGGCTAAAACAATGAAAAATAAGGACCAGAATGGATTCAAAATTCTGGATCGGGAAAGGCGGTGGCTGAAGACTCTTCATCACCCGGGCATCGTGAAGCTGATAGGCTATGAATCAGACGGGATACTAAATCAGGTAATTTATCTTGAATTTCTGCCTTATGGCTATTATCAATTGATTGTTAGTGAGGATCCGCTTCAGGAGTTCAAGAGTCTTGAAAAGACTTTATTAACAGAGGATGGCTTTTTTCACAGCTTTAGCTGCATGCTTGATGTTCTTGAATTTCTGTACGAAAAAGGCATTCTTTATATTGATCTGCATGTGGATAATATTCGCTTTACTGGAAACGGTATATTAAAGCTGATTGATTTTGGCTTACTGTTCGATATTAATAAGGAATTAAACATCAATCACGCTGAAAATAGTTTTTATCTGGCGCCTGAAATTCGTGATGGAAAAAAAATAACCGTCAAAGGGCAAATGTACAGTGTTGGACTGTTAATGATGCAGATGATTCATGGAAAGTATTTTGGCAATTGTTCCAAAGCCCAAGAGTATATTGATCTTACTCGTTCGATAGATCAAAGCGTATTTATGCGCATGCTGATAATGGGCTGGGAAGTAGATATTATCAACGAGTATATATACGTACTCGATGAGGTTGCTTACCCATGTTGCGAATCTGATCCGGATAAGCGACCCGATATGGATGAAGTGATCGAAATACTGAGAAGCACTGCCTCGGATATTGCGGACATCATGGATCCCGAGTTTGTACCTTCAGGTCTTCTTGACAGTGAGGAAGCAGAAGTGGCCGATTTGATTCAGGAGCCTGAAGACGTTGAGTATTTAGAATCCTACACGCTGCCTGTGAAACGGCAGAAACTGGAGTCTGATCAGATAGTCCCAGAAGATTAA
- a CDS encoding IS3 family transposase: protein MTAKRKRHKPEFKAQVALEAYKGEKTINQLASEHEVAAVQVSQWKRQLLQGVPEVFGRARPEVDPDALTAPLYQEIGRLKMELDWLKKNLAMSIDDKRRCIDPDHSKISIQRQCELVGLSRSSWYYQASPALESPENLNLMRLIDEQYTRTPFYGSRKITAWLNEQGFPVNRKRIQRLMRLMGIQAVGPKPGTSLRNKEHKVYPYLLNGVDIVRPNQVWSTDITYCPMPQGFMYLVAIIDWYSRYVVSWELSNTLDADFCIHALGRALEQGEPDIFNTDQGCQFTSNDFLAPLQEREIRISMDGKGRALDNIFVERLWRSVKHEWLYTHEFQTVPELYTGLDEYFEFYNTERLHQSLSYKTPKAIHFA, encoded by the coding sequence ATGACAGCAAAAAGAAAACGACATAAGCCCGAATTTAAGGCACAGGTAGCACTCGAAGCCTACAAGGGCGAAAAGACCATAAACCAGCTGGCAAGCGAACACGAAGTTGCAGCCGTTCAGGTTAGCCAGTGGAAGCGACAGCTACTCCAGGGGGTTCCAGAAGTCTTCGGCAGGGCACGGCCAGAGGTAGATCCAGATGCGCTCACTGCCCCCCTGTATCAGGAGATCGGACGGCTTAAAATGGAGCTGGACTGGTTGAAAAAAAATCTGGCAATGTCCATTGATGACAAACGGAGATGCATAGACCCGGATCACTCGAAGATCAGCATTCAGCGCCAATGTGAACTGGTTGGGTTAAGCAGGTCAAGCTGGTATTACCAAGCTTCTCCAGCTTTGGAAAGCCCTGAGAATCTGAATCTGATGAGGCTCATTGATGAGCAGTATACACGTACACCGTTTTACGGCAGTCGTAAGATAACTGCATGGCTGAATGAGCAGGGCTTTCCGGTCAACAGGAAGCGTATACAGCGACTTATGAGGCTGATGGGCATACAGGCTGTCGGACCAAAACCGGGCACAAGCCTGAGAAACAAAGAGCATAAGGTTTACCCGTACTTGTTGAACGGCGTTGATATTGTGAGACCCAATCAGGTCTGGAGTACTGATATTACGTACTGCCCGATGCCTCAGGGGTTTATGTATCTGGTTGCCATTATTGACTGGTACAGCCGTTACGTGGTCAGCTGGGAGCTGTCGAACACACTGGATGCAGACTTCTGTATTCATGCGCTGGGTCGAGCTTTGGAACAAGGTGAACCTGATATATTCAACACTGACCAAGGGTGTCAGTTTACCAGTAATGATTTTCTGGCACCTCTTCAGGAACGGGAAATACGTATCAGCATGGACGGGAAAGGGCGAGCACTGGATAACATTTTTGTCGAGAGGCTGTGGCGCTCCGTCAAACATGAATGGCTGTACACGCATGAATTTCAGACTGTTCCAGAGCTTTATACTGGGCTGGATGAATACTTTGAGTTTTACAACACTGAACGATTACACCAGTCGTTGAGTTATAAAACGCCTAAGGCAATTCACTTTGCATGA
- a CDS encoding transposase, which translates to MNTELFELYSDYLLSSFGKTTATQLSSLLDGAYSHDQVTRLLSRNHFDSKTLWHHVKAVVRQEERDDGVLIADDTIQEKLYTDENDLIAWHFDHTFGRSVKGINLLNFVYHVGDISIPVAYKLIEKPIQYSDVKTKKVKRKAETTKNEDFREMLKVCCDNQLKFRYVLADSWFCSNDNMLYIRHECDKHFVMASKSNRKVSLSEEDKSRGRSQRIDSIDFSEEKPIKGWIAGVDFPVLLFRQVFTNKDGSKGILYLICSDLECDAEALKAIYKKRWKVEVFHKTLKSNASMAKSPTYTVLTQSNHLFMSIYSAFRLEVLANKLDLNHFELRAKLYLTALKSSFQKLQSMKGCVT; encoded by the coding sequence ATGAACACAGAGCTGTTTGAGCTGTATAGCGATTACCTGCTGTCCTCATTCGGCAAAACGACAGCTACACAGCTGTCATCTTTGCTGGACGGCGCATACAGCCATGATCAGGTAACACGCCTTCTGTCCCGTAATCACTTCGACAGTAAGACTCTTTGGCACCATGTTAAAGCCGTTGTGCGTCAGGAAGAGCGCGATGATGGAGTACTTATTGCCGACGACACTATTCAGGAGAAACTCTACACTGATGAGAACGACCTGATTGCATGGCACTTTGATCACACCTTTGGTCGTTCGGTAAAAGGTATCAACCTTCTCAACTTTGTTTACCATGTCGGTGATATCTCTATTCCCGTGGCCTACAAGCTTATCGAAAAGCCTATTCAATACTCCGACGTAAAAACTAAAAAAGTTAAACGCAAGGCTGAAACCACCAAGAACGAAGACTTTCGGGAGATGCTGAAAGTTTGCTGTGATAATCAGCTCAAATTTCGTTACGTGCTGGCAGATAGCTGGTTCTGTTCTAACGACAACATGCTGTATATACGACACGAATGCGATAAGCATTTTGTCATGGCCAGCAAGTCAAACCGGAAGGTTTCGCTGAGTGAGGAAGATAAAAGTCGGGGGCGCTCACAGCGCATAGATTCCATTGATTTCTCAGAAGAAAAGCCTATCAAAGGCTGGATTGCAGGCGTGGACTTCCCCGTTCTGCTGTTCCGGCAGGTCTTTACAAACAAAGATGGCAGTAAGGGCATTCTCTATCTGATATGCAGTGATCTTGAGTGTGACGCAGAGGCTTTGAAGGCGATCTACAAAAAACGGTGGAAAGTTGAAGTCTTCCATAAAACACTCAAATCTAATGCGTCAATGGCCAAGTCACCGACTTATACAGTTTTGACGCAGAGTAATCATCTGTTTATGTCGATATATTCGGCATTTCGTCTCGAGGTGCTGGCTAATAAGCTTGATTTAAACCATTTTGAGTTGCGGGCAAAGCTTTATCTCACTGCATTGAAATCATCGTTCCAGAAACTTCAGTCGATGAAGGGGTGCGTAACATGA
- a CDS encoding protein kinase domain-containing protein, producing the protein MLLAYAYMHSAPDEVHSTAIETPDYYFDTEIPSHKDKDCLTTDLEDDELDLNSEYEDEDDSYEVSIKPAHRQLCNGIKMLCSDEYNQHIRQYTSDESGSDRSGEDSSEEDHSEEESSEDSGVDEQDQDRPEGSSGNQSECNTQSNSSLKQKIAHWRSSSQLLGSGSFCDVFLINILDEGQRREVAVKVRKKETSKTKMAKKKSELFGCLKQEAKVLGEITHENVVKLIRVEIGDQEEIAVLYLEYLPYCLRHLMADSMLFNLQQAFSHYHSPHGFIEMFSSLVNALKYLHDRNILYPDLHSYNVRLNDRGVVVLADFGKLFKLNTLEAWPYAAASCYLAPEIKEGKPVTVKGQIYGVGLLLIQILESRCIEVDNNSQTLIEERRLQNKSTLLRPLIKKWKETVVAEYAGLLDTGYQCCQINPDQRPDFGQLDDCLVNILDVFEIECPDSDDECPDDDDRSDNESPPEKRRKIDFDVEEVEGD; encoded by the coding sequence TTGTTGCTGGCTTATGCCTACATGCATTCCGCGCCCGATGAAGTCCATTCAACAGCCATAGAAACACCTGACTATTATTTTGATACCGAAATACCTTCCCATAAAGACAAAGACTGTTTAACTACGGATCTGGAAGATGATGAGCTTGATTTGAACTCTGAATATGAGGATGAGGATGATTCTTATGAAGTTTCGATTAAACCAGCTCATCGACAACTGTGTAACGGTATTAAAATGCTCTGTTCTGACGAGTATAATCAGCATATAAGACAGTATACGTCTGATGAGAGTGGTTCTGATCGTTCAGGCGAAGATAGCTCTGAAGAAGATCACTCTGAAGAAGAGAGTTCGGAGGATAGTGGCGTTGACGAACAAGATCAGGATAGGCCAGAAGGTAGCTCAGGGAATCAATCAGAGTGTAACACGCAAAGTAACAGCTCACTAAAGCAAAAAATAGCACATTGGCGAAGCAGTAGTCAGCTCTTGGGTAGTGGATCCTTTTGTGATGTGTTTTTAATTAATATTCTCGATGAGGGACAAAGAAGAGAGGTGGCTGTAAAGGTTAGAAAAAAAGAGACATCTAAAACAAAGATGGCTAAAAAAAAGAGCGAGTTGTTTGGTTGCTTGAAACAAGAGGCTAAAGTCCTAGGTGAAATTACACATGAAAATGTTGTCAAACTAATAAGAGTTGAAATAGGCGATCAGGAGGAAATAGCAGTACTTTATCTGGAATACCTGCCTTATTGCTTGCGGCATTTAATGGCTGATTCGATGTTGTTTAATCTACAACAGGCTTTTTCTCATTACCATTCTCCGCATGGCTTTATTGAGATGTTCTCAAGTCTGGTTAATGCTCTTAAGTATTTGCATGATCGAAATATACTTTACCCTGATTTGCACAGTTATAATGTCCGGCTTAACGATCGTGGTGTTGTGGTGCTGGCAGATTTTGGGAAGCTCTTTAAGTTAAATACATTAGAGGCGTGGCCTTATGCTGCGGCAAGCTGCTATCTGGCACCAGAAATTAAAGAAGGCAAACCTGTAACGGTAAAAGGGCAAATTTACGGTGTTGGTCTGCTGTTAATACAGATCCTGGAATCCAGATGCATCGAAGTAGATAATAATAGTCAGACTTTGATTGAGGAAAGGCGATTGCAAAATAAAAGTACTTTATTGCGCCCACTGATTAAGAAATGGAAAGAAACAGTAGTTGCTGAATATGCAGGTTTGCTGGATACAGGCTATCAATGTTGTCAGATTAATCCCGATCAGCGCCCGGACTTTGGTCAACTTGATGATTGTCTGGTGAACATTCTGGACGTTTTTGAAATAGAGTGTCCGGATTCTGATGATGAATGCCCTGACGATGATGATCGCTCTGATAATGAATCACCCCCTGAAAAGAGGCGGAAAATTGATTTTGACGTTGAAGAAGTGGAAGGCGACTAA
- a CDS encoding MBL fold metallo-hydrolase RNA specificity domain-containing protein, translating to MFVTHGEAEAAQAMSEKIHQELGWSARVPELEEWVEL from the coding sequence GTGTTTGTAACACACGGTGAAGCTGAGGCTGCTCAGGCAATGTCGGAAAAAATTCATCAGGAACTGGGCTGGAGTGCCCGGGTGCCGGAGCTGGAAGAGTGGGTTGAATTATAA
- a CDS encoding N-acyl-D-amino-acid deacylase family protein, producing MTSDYLLRNGTLVDGTGNPARTAHVLIQSDRLKVLSDDDVMTASDLEGVIQVDCTGKVVVPGFIDVHSHMDYFAISDNPEHFNPFVAQGVTTMVVGNCGFSPFGFKHGTQHQHLIENSLFKEGHGSIDWNSFSGYQQRIQSHGTSPNLLSLVGYGVCRTSLNGFNSGSLNQQQHEEMLTLLDEALAQGAAGVSLGLQYKPGVFANIGELKDVARLVKKHDKVLTVHAKAYSVLSGTYPMNPLGKAHNLRAIDEMLDLARETGVKLQFSHLIFVGEKTWPTLQQALDKFDRAIADGVDVRFDMFPYPFGATLLNTLLPEWVMAKMPGVLRQRLPMLRLRLEAYFGFKGVGLGYHCIQITDACCDEYRQYNGLFISEIAEKVGKEAFEVMVDILDFSNAEARVMIHRYYNEDIIQTLMQHPAALYMTDSWPEPSGIENAATYGAFPKFLQLARDNGSMALEQVIARMMSQAAQRFGIKQRGLIKDGYKGDVVVFDWNTVRDNTSRAACSARPTGIEHVFINGVHTINNGQVLSDQRNGDFLKATA from the coding sequence ATGACGTCTGACTATTTGCTGAGGAATGGCACGCTGGTTGATGGAACCGGTAACCCTGCCAGAACCGCTCATGTGTTGATCCAGTCAGATCGGCTGAAAGTATTGTCCGACGATGACGTGATGACAGCTTCTGATCTTGAGGGTGTTATTCAGGTCGATTGCACTGGCAAAGTGGTTGTACCAGGGTTTATCGATGTGCATAGCCATATGGATTATTTTGCCATCAGTGATAACCCCGAACATTTTAATCCGTTCGTGGCTCAGGGCGTTACCACCATGGTAGTGGGCAACTGCGGGTTCAGCCCTTTTGGTTTTAAACACGGTACTCAGCATCAGCACCTTATTGAAAACTCGCTGTTTAAAGAAGGTCATGGTTCTATCGACTGGAACAGCTTTTCTGGCTACCAGCAGCGTATTCAATCCCACGGCACCAGCCCGAACCTTTTGAGTCTGGTGGGGTATGGTGTCTGTCGTACATCGTTAAATGGTTTTAACTCCGGTTCACTGAATCAACAGCAGCACGAGGAAATGCTGACGTTGCTGGATGAGGCATTAGCACAGGGTGCTGCCGGAGTGTCGCTGGGATTGCAGTATAAGCCGGGGGTGTTTGCCAATATCGGAGAATTAAAAGACGTTGCCAGACTGGTAAAAAAACACGACAAGGTGTTAACGGTTCATGCCAAAGCCTATTCGGTGCTATCAGGCACTTATCCCATGAATCCGTTGGGTAAAGCCCATAATCTGCGGGCTATTGATGAAATGCTGGACCTTGCCCGTGAAACCGGTGTGAAACTGCAGTTTTCCCATCTTATTTTTGTGGGTGAAAAAACCTGGCCAACGTTGCAGCAGGCGCTGGACAAGTTTGACCGTGCCATTGCCGATGGTGTGGATGTCAGGTTTGATATGTTTCCCTACCCGTTTGGTGCTACCTTGCTGAATACACTGCTGCCTGAGTGGGTTATGGCGAAAATGCCGGGTGTTTTGCGGCAAAGGTTACCCATGCTTCGTCTGCGTCTCGAAGCGTATTTCGGCTTTAAAGGTGTAGGTCTGGGTTATCATTGCATTCAGATTACCGATGCCTGCTGCGATGAATACCGGCAATACAATGGCTTGTTCATATCCGAGATTGCAGAAAAGGTTGGTAAGGAAGCGTTTGAAGTCATGGTGGATATCCTTGATTTTTCCAACGCTGAAGCCCGGGTAATGATTCATCGATATTACAATGAAGACATCATCCAGACATTAATGCAGCACCCGGCAGCTCTGTATATGACCGACTCATGGCCGGAGCCTTCCGGTATTGAAAATGCGGCAACCTATGGGGCATTTCCTAAATTTCTGCAACTGGCCCGGGACAATGGCTCAATGGCTTTAGAACAGGTGATTGCCCGAATGATGTCGCAAGCCGCTCAACGCTTTGGTATTAAACAACGGGGACTGATTAAGGACGGTTACAAAGGCGATGTGGTTGTGTTTGACTGGAACACCGTCAGGGACAATACCAGCCGCGCTGCCTGCAGTGCACGACCGACAGGCATTGAGCATGTATTTATCAACGGCGTTCATACGATTAATAATGGTCAGGTGTTGTCTGATCAGCGCAATGGTGACTTTTTAAAAGCCACTGCCTGA